From Nilaparvata lugens isolate BPH chromosome 7, ASM1435652v1, whole genome shotgun sequence, one genomic window encodes:
- the LOC111046650 gene encoding dual specificity mitogen-activated protein kinase kinase 7 isoform X2 codes for MASSSFENKVMDLEARLKAENESHERDNKLPRDFNCFVQSPKHSERMRPNKLGDLGTPTVSRRSMVLPISSIKVSKNPLENEIDNKMKEIMEMSGLLTIDGKKFQTDIKDMKHLGELGNGTCGHVVKMLHKPSQTIIAIKQMRRSGNSEENKRIIMDLDVVLKSHDCPYIVRCLGCFITDADVWICMELMATCFDKLLKRFRQPVPENILGKIALSTVKALNYLKESHGVIHRDVKPSNILLDERGNVKLCDFGISGRLVDSKAKTKNAGCAAYMAPERIDPPDPKKPDYDIRADVWSLGITLVELATGVFPYRDCKSDFEVLSKVIQEDPPTLPTDQGFTPEFRSFVESCLTKDHSQRPKYKKLLEHSWLRRFEVEEVNVAEWFAKAIETPSPATPTSLHTRRITQMPVATSVRRPPPPPVVNHHSHRLVTSAEQQHQPNGNAPSPSCIPCHYPPLSGRFSPCRAAEPPPVSPRLSSSPIPSEWDRNRNIGSTSVSPCRQYTTSTSTSEGVRVDESGKKRYSSGVKFQIGGMVRHPSPSPDPPPRYNRGTSPLLMGRRTFLDGGGGGSPLPSVRRDSGSPSLSRRHVSPSPPQPPPRRLSSEYSGGGGSVPGSPQHSFRPQTSRLHHTPEPQRRIWTAGAATADFHDL; via the exons ATGGCTAGttcttcttttgaaaataaagttaTGGATCTGGAAGCGAGGTTAAAGGCAGAAAACGAATCACATGAAAGAGATAATAAATTGCCTCGTGATTTCAATTGTTTCGTACAGAGCCCAAAACACAGCGAACGAATGAGACCCAACAAAC ttgGTGACTTGGGCACTCCTACCGTTTCTCGGAGGTCAATGGTGCTACCCATCAGTAGCATCAAAGTATCTAAGAATCCTTTGGAAAATGAAATCGACAACAAAATGAAAGAGATAATGGAAATGAGTGGTCTGCTCACAATTGATGGAAAG aaatttcaaACTGATATCAAGGACATGAAACATCTGGGTGAATTGGGCAATGGGACCTGCGGCCATGTTGTGAAGATGCTACATAAACCCAGCCAAACCATAATAGCTATCAAG cAAATGAGGAGATCAGGAAACAGTGAAGAGAACAAACGAATTATCATGGATTTGGATGTGGTGCTGAAGTCACACGACTGTCCCTACATAGTTAGATGTCTTGGCTGCTTCATAACAGATGCCGATGTTTGGATTTGCATGGAACTGATGGCCACATGCTTTGACAAATTGCTAAAGAGGTTTCGTCAGCCTGTACCTGAAAATATTCTTGGAAAAATCGCATTATCT ACGGTGAAAGCTCTAAACTACTTGAAAGAGAGTCACGGCGTCATTCACAGGGACGTGAAGCCATCGAATATACTTCTGGACGAACGTGGCAATGTGAAGTTATGTGATTTTGGAATATCCGGTCGATTAGTCGATTCAAAAGCCAAGACCAAGAATGCTGGCTGTGCGGCTTATATGGCT cCGGAAAGAATTGATCCTCCTGATCCGAAAAAACCAGACTATGATATACGAGCTGACGTGTGGAGTCTTGGAATAACACTCGTTGAATTGGCGACCGGCGTTTTTCCATACAGAGATTGCAAGTCGGACTTTGAAGTGCTAAGCAAAGTCATACAGGAAGATCCACCGACATTACCTACTGACCAAGGCTTCACTCCAGAATTCAGAAGTTTCGTTGAGAGCTG TTTAACAAAAGACCACAGCCAGCGACCGAAATATAAGAAGCTGTTGGAGCACTCATGGCTGAGGCGGTTCGAAGTGGAAGAGGTGAATGTAGCCGAATGGTTCGCCAAAGCAATAGAGACTCCCTCCCCCGCCACCCCCACCAGTCTACACACCAGGAG GATCACACAGATGCCAGTTGCAACAAGTGTGAGGCGACCACCCCCGCCTCCTGTTGTGAACCACCACAGTCACAGATTGGTGACGTCAGCAGAACAACAGCACCAACCCAATGGCAACGCTCCCTCCCCCTCCTGTATTCCCTGCCACTATCCCCCACTCAGCGGCCGCTTCTCCCCTTGCAGGGCTGCTGAGCCTCCCCCCGTCTCCCCCCGGCTCAGCTCTTCCCCCATCCCATCCGAATGGGACAGGAATCGCAACATTGG ATCAACATCAGTGTCGCCGTGTCGCCAGTACACGACATCGACATCGACGTCGGAAGGCGTCAGAGTGGACGAGAGCGGCAAGAAGCGCTACTCGTCAGGAGTCAAGTTCCAGATTGGAGGCATGGTCCGACACCCCTCGCCCTCCCCTGACCCCCCTCCCCGCTACAACCGGGGCACGTCTCCTTTGCTGATGGGCAGGCGCACATTCCTGGATGGGGGTGGCGGCGGATCGCCTCTGCCGTCTGTACGCAGGGATAGTGGATCGCCGTCGCTCTCCAGAAG
- the LOC111046650 gene encoding dual specificity mitogen-activated protein kinase kinase 7 isoform X1, translating into MASSSFENKVMDLEARLKAENESHERDNKLPRDFNCFVQSPKHSERMRPNKLGDLGTPTVSRRSMVLPISSIKVSKNPLENEIDNKMKEIMEMSGLLTIDGKKFQTDIKDMKHLGELGNGTCGHVVKMLHKPSQTIIAIKQMRRSGNSEENKRIIMDLDVVLKSHDCPYIVRCLGCFITDADVWICMELMATCFDKLLKRFRQPVPENILGKIALSTVKALNYLKESHGVIHRDVKPSNILLDERGNVKLCDFGISGRLVDSKAKTKNAGCAAYMAPERIDPPDPKKPDYDIRADVWSLGITLVELATGVFPYRDCKSDFEVLSKVIQEDPPTLPTDQGFTPEFRSFVESCLTKDHSQRPKYKKLLEHSWLRRFEVEEVNVAEWFAKAIETPSPATPTSLHTRRITQMPVATSVRRPPPPPVVNHHSHRLVTSAEQQHQPNGNAPSPSCIPCHYPPLSGRFSPCRAAEPPPVSPRLSSSPIPSEWDRNRNIGLGSPLPMRKRNTYEGVNHFNHHQPQPQPQPQPYYHHHNQQPYYHHHNQQPSSLPLSTSSSSYSHHQQQSSPYTHQQNHVQYGNTSPLPQHRSLNHHYHQQHQHLQHYSFPVTHHRSTSVSPCRQYTTSTSTSEGVRVDESGKKRYSSGVKFQIGGMVRHPSPSPDPPPRYNRGTSPLLMGRRTFLDGGGGGSPLPSVRRDSGSPSLSRRHVSPSPPQPPPRRLSSEYSGGGGSVPGSPQHSFRPQTSRLHHTPEPQRRIWTAGAATADFHDL; encoded by the exons ATGGCTAGttcttcttttgaaaataaagttaTGGATCTGGAAGCGAGGTTAAAGGCAGAAAACGAATCACATGAAAGAGATAATAAATTGCCTCGTGATTTCAATTGTTTCGTACAGAGCCCAAAACACAGCGAACGAATGAGACCCAACAAAC ttgGTGACTTGGGCACTCCTACCGTTTCTCGGAGGTCAATGGTGCTACCCATCAGTAGCATCAAAGTATCTAAGAATCCTTTGGAAAATGAAATCGACAACAAAATGAAAGAGATAATGGAAATGAGTGGTCTGCTCACAATTGATGGAAAG aaatttcaaACTGATATCAAGGACATGAAACATCTGGGTGAATTGGGCAATGGGACCTGCGGCCATGTTGTGAAGATGCTACATAAACCCAGCCAAACCATAATAGCTATCAAG cAAATGAGGAGATCAGGAAACAGTGAAGAGAACAAACGAATTATCATGGATTTGGATGTGGTGCTGAAGTCACACGACTGTCCCTACATAGTTAGATGTCTTGGCTGCTTCATAACAGATGCCGATGTTTGGATTTGCATGGAACTGATGGCCACATGCTTTGACAAATTGCTAAAGAGGTTTCGTCAGCCTGTACCTGAAAATATTCTTGGAAAAATCGCATTATCT ACGGTGAAAGCTCTAAACTACTTGAAAGAGAGTCACGGCGTCATTCACAGGGACGTGAAGCCATCGAATATACTTCTGGACGAACGTGGCAATGTGAAGTTATGTGATTTTGGAATATCCGGTCGATTAGTCGATTCAAAAGCCAAGACCAAGAATGCTGGCTGTGCGGCTTATATGGCT cCGGAAAGAATTGATCCTCCTGATCCGAAAAAACCAGACTATGATATACGAGCTGACGTGTGGAGTCTTGGAATAACACTCGTTGAATTGGCGACCGGCGTTTTTCCATACAGAGATTGCAAGTCGGACTTTGAAGTGCTAAGCAAAGTCATACAGGAAGATCCACCGACATTACCTACTGACCAAGGCTTCACTCCAGAATTCAGAAGTTTCGTTGAGAGCTG TTTAACAAAAGACCACAGCCAGCGACCGAAATATAAGAAGCTGTTGGAGCACTCATGGCTGAGGCGGTTCGAAGTGGAAGAGGTGAATGTAGCCGAATGGTTCGCCAAAGCAATAGAGACTCCCTCCCCCGCCACCCCCACCAGTCTACACACCAGGAG GATCACACAGATGCCAGTTGCAACAAGTGTGAGGCGACCACCCCCGCCTCCTGTTGTGAACCACCACAGTCACAGATTGGTGACGTCAGCAGAACAACAGCACCAACCCAATGGCAACGCTCCCTCCCCCTCCTGTATTCCCTGCCACTATCCCCCACTCAGCGGCCGCTTCTCCCCTTGCAGGGCTGCTGAGCCTCCCCCCGTCTCCCCCCGGCTCAGCTCTTCCCCCATCCCATCCGAATGGGACAGGAATCGCAACATTGG ACTGGGCTCGCCGTTGCCAATGCGCAAGCGCAACACCTATGAGGGAGTCAATCATTTCAACCATCATCAACCACAACCCCAACCACAACCCCAACCGTATTACCACCACCACAACCAACAACCGTATTACCACCACCACAACCAACAACCGTCTTCCCTGCCCCtctccacatcctcctcctcatacaGTCACCACCAACAACAATCTAGTCCGTACACTCACCAGCAAAACCATGTCCAGTACGGCAACACCAGTCCTCTGCCCCAGCACCGCTCCCTCAACCATCACTATCATCAACAACATCAGCATCTGCAACACTATAGCTTCCCGGTCACTCATCATAG ATCAACATCAGTGTCGCCGTGTCGCCAGTACACGACATCGACATCGACGTCGGAAGGCGTCAGAGTGGACGAGAGCGGCAAGAAGCGCTACTCGTCAGGAGTCAAGTTCCAGATTGGAGGCATGGTCCGACACCCCTCGCCCTCCCCTGACCCCCCTCCCCGCTACAACCGGGGCACGTCTCCTTTGCTGATGGGCAGGCGCACATTCCTGGATGGGGGTGGCGGCGGATCGCCTCTGCCGTCTGTACGCAGGGATAGTGGATCGCCGTCGCTCTCCAGAAG